In Larimichthys crocea isolate SSNF chromosome VI, L_crocea_2.0, whole genome shotgun sequence, one genomic interval encodes:
- the fbxo42 gene encoding F-box only protein 42 isoform X2: protein MSRSPDNEDGCFVAMDTEDDGGGGAEPAGITEEEEVEAEAKMGTCRQDGSGMDSGAKGAERRTMLELPEEVLEYILSFLSPYQEHKTAALVCKQWYRLIKGVAYQCYHGFLRAVQEGNIQWESRTYPYPGTPITQRFSHSACYYDSNQSMYVFGGCTQSSCNAAFNDLWRLDLNSKEWIRPLASGSYPSPKAGATLVMHKDLLVLFGGWTRPSPYPLHQPERFFDEIHTYSPSKNWWNCIVTTHGPPPMAGHSSSVIGNTMVVFGGSLGARQMSNEVWVLDLEQWSWSKPPISGPSPHPRGGQSQIVIDDQTLLILGGCGGPNALLKDAWLLHMDAPPWRWQQLQVENEDHGAPELWCHPACRVGQCVVVFSQAPSGRAPLSPSLNSRPSPISATPAPLGPEPPSLRSQSPVRSGAAGVVLGAVEEAPCVNGRWGTLRPRPSARGSARDGSPSSSQQQSPSQGPDSPPLPPLPPLLNGSSPSPRTSPAQAASPPSRPHLPASTDYDWESPPSAAHHPEVPSTNGLHTPPAGSPRTPPGAVSPAALRRGLEAVKNKSSSSLPSSSSSSSSSLQTQGASPGGGGGAGPPGTPPSSSSSPPQAAGADGHAIPPIARRLGHHPPQSLNVGKPLYQSLNCKPMQMYVLDVSRAKSAGVVSWRVYGNGTPAAVTGPPETSLHTVVQGRGELIIFGGLMDKKQNVKYYPKTNALYFVRAKR from the exons atgtCCCGCTCCCCTGATAATGAGGATGGATGCTTCGTTGCCATGGATACGGAGGACGACGGCGGCGGTGGTGCAGAGCCTGCCGGGAtaacggaggaggaggaagtggaagcGGAAGCGAAGATGGGGACCTGCCGGCAAGACGGGAGCGGCATGGACAGTGGTGCCAAAGGAGCGGAGAGGAGAACGATGCTGGAGTTGCCGGAGGAAGTCCTCGAATACATCCTGTCCTTTCTCTCACCTTACCAGGAGCACAAGACCGCCGCGCTCGTGTGTAAGCAGTGGTATCGCCTCATTAAAG GTGTTGCTTATCAGTGCTACCACGGTTTCTTGAGAGCTGTCCAGGAGGGAAATATCCAGTGGGAGAGTCGCACGTACCCATATCCAGGAACTCCTATCACTCAGCGTTTCTCACACA GTGCATGTTATTATGACTCCAATCAGTCCATGTATGTGTTTGGGGGTTGCACTCAGAGTAGCTGCAATGCTGCCTTCAATGATCTATGGAGACTTGACCTCAACAGCAAGGAGTGGATCCGCCCTTTAGCCTCAG GCTCTTATCCGTCTCCTAAAGCTGGAGCGACTCTAGTGATGCACAAAGATCTGTTAGTGTTGTTTGGAGGGTGGACTCGTCCCAGCCCTTATCCCCTGCACCAACCAGAGAGATTTTTCGATGAAATCCACACCTACTCTCCGTCGAAGAACTG GTGGAACTGTATAGTAACGACACACGGACCTCCACCTATGGCTGGCCACTCTTCCTCCGTCATTGGAAACACCATGGTGGTTTTCGGCGGATCACTAGGAGCACGTCAAAT GAGTAATGAAGTCTGGGTTCTGGATCTGGAGCAGTGGTCCTGGTCCAAACCACCCATATCTGGCCCATCACCCCACCCGCGAGGAGGCCAGTCACAA ATTGTGATTGACGATCAGACGTTGCTCATCTTAGGAGGCTGTGGTGGCCCTAATGCA CTCCTTAAAGACGCCTGGCTCCTCCACATGGATGCACCTCCGTGGAGgtggcagcagctgcaggtggaAAACGAGGACCATGGGGCCCCGGAGCTGTGGTGTCACCCAGCTTGCAGA GTGGGCCAGTGTGTGGTGGTTTTCTCACAGGCTCCATCTGGCCGTGCACCGCTCAGCCCGAGTCTTAACTCTCGGCCGTCCCCAATAAGTGCCACACCTGCCCCTCTGGGCCCCGAACCGCCTTCCCTGCGCTCTCAGTCTCCTGTACGGAGCGGGGCCGCCGGTGTTGTCCTGGGAGCTGTTGAAGAGGCTCCATGTGTGAATGGTCGATGGGGCACGCTGAGACCTCGACCTTCAGCGAGAGGAAGTGCCCGAGATGGGAGCCCATCCTCGTCCCAACAGCAGTCTCCTTCCCAAGGCCCAGACAGCCCTCCGCTTCCTCCACTTCCCCCGTTATTAAATGGGTCCTCCCCTTCACCCCGGACCAGCCCAGCCCAGGCTGCATCTCCTCCCTCTCGCCCTCACCTACCTGCCTCCACAGACTATGACTGGGAGTCTCCCCCATCTGCCGCTCACCACCCTGAGGTGCCCAGCACTAACGGCCTGCATACACCTCCTGCAGGCTCCCCACGCACTCCCCCAGGAGCAGTGTCCCCCGCTGCCTTACGACGAGGACTGGAggcagtgaaaaacaaatctTCCTCATCTTTACCGTCttcatcgtcatcgtcatcgtctTCCCTTCAGACACAGGGGGCTTctcctggaggaggaggaggggcgggTCCTCCTGGAACTCCTCCGTCATCGTCCTCCAGCCCTCCACaggctgctggagctgatggACATGCTATCCCACCTATTGCACGGCGTCTTGGCCATCACCCGCCTCAGAGCCTGAACGTAGGGAAACCTCTATACCAATCTCTCAACTGCAAACCCATGCAGATGTACGTGTTGGATGTCTCCCGGGCCAAATCTGCAGGGGTGGTATCCTGGAGAGTTTACGGGAACGGGACTCCTGCTGCGGTCACAGGACCACCCGAGACTAGCCTTCACACAGTGGTACAGGGACGGGGAGAGCTCATCATTTTTGGGGGCCTCatggacaaaaaacagaatgtgaagTACTACCCTAAAACCAACGCCTTGTACTTTGTACGCGCTAAAAGGTAA
- the fbxo42 gene encoding F-box only protein 42 isoform X1 — MDVTIELTTMSRSPDNEDGCFVAMDTEDDGGGGAEPAGITEEEEVEAEAKMGTCRQDGSGMDSGAKGAERRTMLELPEEVLEYILSFLSPYQEHKTAALVCKQWYRLIKGVAYQCYHGFLRAVQEGNIQWESRTYPYPGTPITQRFSHSACYYDSNQSMYVFGGCTQSSCNAAFNDLWRLDLNSKEWIRPLASGSYPSPKAGATLVMHKDLLVLFGGWTRPSPYPLHQPERFFDEIHTYSPSKNWWNCIVTTHGPPPMAGHSSSVIGNTMVVFGGSLGARQMSNEVWVLDLEQWSWSKPPISGPSPHPRGGQSQIVIDDQTLLILGGCGGPNALLKDAWLLHMDAPPWRWQQLQVENEDHGAPELWCHPACRVGQCVVVFSQAPSGRAPLSPSLNSRPSPISATPAPLGPEPPSLRSQSPVRSGAAGVVLGAVEEAPCVNGRWGTLRPRPSARGSARDGSPSSSQQQSPSQGPDSPPLPPLPPLLNGSSPSPRTSPAQAASPPSRPHLPASTDYDWESPPSAAHHPEVPSTNGLHTPPAGSPRTPPGAVSPAALRRGLEAVKNKSSSSLPSSSSSSSSSLQTQGASPGGGGGAGPPGTPPSSSSSPPQAAGADGHAIPPIARRLGHHPPQSLNVGKPLYQSLNCKPMQMYVLDVSRAKSAGVVSWRVYGNGTPAAVTGPPETSLHTVVQGRGELIIFGGLMDKKQNVKYYPKTNALYFVRAKR, encoded by the exons ATGGATGTGACAATAGAGCTT acaacaatgtCCCGCTCCCCTGATAATGAGGATGGATGCTTCGTTGCCATGGATACGGAGGACGACGGCGGCGGTGGTGCAGAGCCTGCCGGGAtaacggaggaggaggaagtggaagcGGAAGCGAAGATGGGGACCTGCCGGCAAGACGGGAGCGGCATGGACAGTGGTGCCAAAGGAGCGGAGAGGAGAACGATGCTGGAGTTGCCGGAGGAAGTCCTCGAATACATCCTGTCCTTTCTCTCACCTTACCAGGAGCACAAGACCGCCGCGCTCGTGTGTAAGCAGTGGTATCGCCTCATTAAAG GTGTTGCTTATCAGTGCTACCACGGTTTCTTGAGAGCTGTCCAGGAGGGAAATATCCAGTGGGAGAGTCGCACGTACCCATATCCAGGAACTCCTATCACTCAGCGTTTCTCACACA GTGCATGTTATTATGACTCCAATCAGTCCATGTATGTGTTTGGGGGTTGCACTCAGAGTAGCTGCAATGCTGCCTTCAATGATCTATGGAGACTTGACCTCAACAGCAAGGAGTGGATCCGCCCTTTAGCCTCAG GCTCTTATCCGTCTCCTAAAGCTGGAGCGACTCTAGTGATGCACAAAGATCTGTTAGTGTTGTTTGGAGGGTGGACTCGTCCCAGCCCTTATCCCCTGCACCAACCAGAGAGATTTTTCGATGAAATCCACACCTACTCTCCGTCGAAGAACTG GTGGAACTGTATAGTAACGACACACGGACCTCCACCTATGGCTGGCCACTCTTCCTCCGTCATTGGAAACACCATGGTGGTTTTCGGCGGATCACTAGGAGCACGTCAAAT GAGTAATGAAGTCTGGGTTCTGGATCTGGAGCAGTGGTCCTGGTCCAAACCACCCATATCTGGCCCATCACCCCACCCGCGAGGAGGCCAGTCACAA ATTGTGATTGACGATCAGACGTTGCTCATCTTAGGAGGCTGTGGTGGCCCTAATGCA CTCCTTAAAGACGCCTGGCTCCTCCACATGGATGCACCTCCGTGGAGgtggcagcagctgcaggtggaAAACGAGGACCATGGGGCCCCGGAGCTGTGGTGTCACCCAGCTTGCAGA GTGGGCCAGTGTGTGGTGGTTTTCTCACAGGCTCCATCTGGCCGTGCACCGCTCAGCCCGAGTCTTAACTCTCGGCCGTCCCCAATAAGTGCCACACCTGCCCCTCTGGGCCCCGAACCGCCTTCCCTGCGCTCTCAGTCTCCTGTACGGAGCGGGGCCGCCGGTGTTGTCCTGGGAGCTGTTGAAGAGGCTCCATGTGTGAATGGTCGATGGGGCACGCTGAGACCTCGACCTTCAGCGAGAGGAAGTGCCCGAGATGGGAGCCCATCCTCGTCCCAACAGCAGTCTCCTTCCCAAGGCCCAGACAGCCCTCCGCTTCCTCCACTTCCCCCGTTATTAAATGGGTCCTCCCCTTCACCCCGGACCAGCCCAGCCCAGGCTGCATCTCCTCCCTCTCGCCCTCACCTACCTGCCTCCACAGACTATGACTGGGAGTCTCCCCCATCTGCCGCTCACCACCCTGAGGTGCCCAGCACTAACGGCCTGCATACACCTCCTGCAGGCTCCCCACGCACTCCCCCAGGAGCAGTGTCCCCCGCTGCCTTACGACGAGGACTGGAggcagtgaaaaacaaatctTCCTCATCTTTACCGTCttcatcgtcatcgtcatcgtctTCCCTTCAGACACAGGGGGCTTctcctggaggaggaggaggggcgggTCCTCCTGGAACTCCTCCGTCATCGTCCTCCAGCCCTCCACaggctgctggagctgatggACATGCTATCCCACCTATTGCACGGCGTCTTGGCCATCACCCGCCTCAGAGCCTGAACGTAGGGAAACCTCTATACCAATCTCTCAACTGCAAACCCATGCAGATGTACGTGTTGGATGTCTCCCGGGCCAAATCTGCAGGGGTGGTATCCTGGAGAGTTTACGGGAACGGGACTCCTGCTGCGGTCACAGGACCACCCGAGACTAGCCTTCACACAGTGGTACAGGGACGGGGAGAGCTCATCATTTTTGGGGGCCTCatggacaaaaaacagaatgtgaagTACTACCCTAAAACCAACGCCTTGTACTTTGTACGCGCTAAAAGGTAA